One window of the Methylocystis parvus OBBP genome contains the following:
- a CDS encoding L,D-transpeptidase family protein translates to MQARVSFARISISAAALGAALALTPAKAEPSRADLFAPPAAVALTGLAKAPTAQPMNDLGVEAEAPPLVAVTAAGLRVERAAPDDLDLAWNLLPDTQRALALALEDWTSAPDIARNASRRAMRAKLAAAYAARQFEPFWTDANGWREGAASAVSRLNAANEDGLDLRGYAIPSAENGAPSVADEFALTEAVATYAHQARGGRLEPQRLSHLIGAKTWLPDPAQAVAQVAAAGYRASETLQDFNPPHYGYQQLRDKLAELRGRRAGLPEANERFAAAEEGVAQTDAMPAAKSKRRRMETLGGPSTSALEAEILANMERWRWLPRDMGDERIEVNIPDFELAVIRNNMVAHRTRVIVGKVETPTPIFSNAMREIIVNPSWYVPQSIIQKEWHGGVGAGYQVSYRNGQMVVRQPPGEKNALGRIKFVFPNDYAVYMHDTPSRGLFAQSHRAFSHGCMRVDQPFALASAVLGPGSGWSEERVKKMIGPSERYISLSKPLPVHIVYFTAYVDDMGRLAQRRDLYGYSARVRKALGLGG, encoded by the coding sequence ATGCAGGCTCGCGTTTCTTTTGCCCGTATCTCCATCTCCGCCGCCGCGCTTGGCGCGGCGCTTGCGCTTACGCCGGCCAAGGCCGAGCCGAGCCGCGCCGATCTTTTCGCGCCGCCCGCCGCCGTCGCGCTGACGGGCCTCGCCAAGGCGCCGACCGCGCAGCCGATGAACGATCTCGGCGTCGAAGCCGAGGCGCCGCCGCTCGTCGCCGTCACGGCCGCCGGGCTGCGCGTCGAACGCGCCGCGCCGGACGACCTCGACCTCGCCTGGAATCTGCTGCCCGACACGCAGCGCGCGCTGGCGCTGGCGCTCGAAGACTGGACCTCCGCGCCCGACATCGCCCGCAACGCCTCCCGCCGCGCCATGCGCGCCAAGCTCGCGGCCGCCTATGCGGCGCGCCAGTTCGAGCCCTTCTGGACCGACGCCAATGGCTGGCGCGAAGGCGCGGCCTCGGCCGTCTCCCGCCTGAACGCGGCGAATGAGGACGGGCTCGATCTGCGCGGCTACGCCATCCCTTCCGCTGAGAACGGCGCGCCGTCGGTCGCGGACGAATTCGCTCTCACCGAAGCCGTCGCGACCTACGCCCATCAGGCGCGCGGCGGACGGCTCGAGCCCCAGCGCCTCTCTCACCTCATCGGCGCCAAGACCTGGCTGCCCGATCCCGCTCAGGCCGTCGCGCAGGTAGCCGCCGCCGGCTATCGCGCAAGCGAGACGCTTCAGGACTTCAATCCGCCCCATTACGGCTATCAGCAACTCCGCGATAAGCTCGCCGAACTGCGCGGCCGCCGCGCCGGCCTGCCGGAGGCCAATGAACGCTTCGCCGCCGCCGAGGAAGGCGTGGCGCAGACCGACGCCATGCCGGCGGCGAAGTCGAAGCGCCGCCGCATGGAGACGCTGGGCGGCCCTTCAACCTCCGCGCTGGAGGCGGAAATCCTCGCCAATATGGAGCGCTGGCGCTGGCTGCCGCGCGACATGGGCGACGAGCGCATCGAGGTGAACATTCCCGATTTCGAGCTCGCCGTCATCCGCAACAACATGGTCGCGCATCGCACGCGCGTGATCGTCGGCAAGGTGGAGACGCCGACGCCGATCTTCTCCAACGCCATGCGGGAGATCATCGTCAACCCGTCCTGGTACGTGCCGCAATCCATCATCCAGAAGGAGTGGCATGGCGGCGTCGGCGCGGGCTATCAGGTCTCTTATCGCAACGGGCAGATGGTGGTGCGCCAGCCGCCGGGCGAGAAGAACGCGCTCGGCCGCATCAAATTCGTCTTCCCGAACGATTACGCCGTCTATATGCACGACACGCCGTCGCGCGGCCTCTTCGCGCAGTCGCATCGCGCCTTCAGCCATGGCTGCATGCGCGTCGACCAGCCTTTCGCATTGGCCTCCGCCGTTCTCGGCCCGGGCAGCGGCTGGTCGGAAGAACGCGTGAAAAAGATGATCGGCCCGAGCGAGCGCTACATCAGTCTCTCAAAGCCCCTGCCCGTGCATATCGTCTATTTCACCGCCTATGTGGACGATATGGGACGGCTGGCGCAGCGGCGGGATCTTTACGGCTATTCCGCGCGCGTGCGGAAGGCGCTGGGGCTCGGGGGCTGA
- a CDS encoding endonuclease domain-containing protein, with the protein MPARVSKEKTDFARKLRRNMTEAEAILWRSLRRSALGMKFRRQVPIGRFVADFLCVEHRLIVELDGRPHDDEEQKAHDAARDAWLAEHGYRVLRFRNDLVIGGGDIVLDRIREAVRVSGG; encoded by the coding sequence ATGCCCGCGCGCGTGTCAAAAGAGAAAACCGACTTCGCACGTAAGCTCCGCCGCAACATGACGGAGGCGGAGGCGATCCTGTGGCGCTCTCTACGCCGCTCGGCGTTGGGCATGAAGTTCCGCCGACAAGTTCCGATCGGCAGATTTGTCGCCGACTTTCTTTGCGTCGAACACCGGCTGATCGTGGAACTCGACGGCCGCCCCCATGACGATGAAGAGCAGAAGGCCCATGATGCAGCGCGCGACGCCTGGCTTGCCGAACACGGCTATCGTGTGTTGCGGTTCAGGAACGATCTTGTGATCGGCGGCGGCGACATTGTGCTGGATCGCATACGGGAAGCGGTCCGAGTCTCGGGCGGCTGA
- a CDS encoding DEAD/DEAH box helicase: MTFFNAGAPLARALSERDYTTPTAVQSAVLAHQSDSDILVSAQTGSGKTVAYGLAIAPTILGDREKLGAPGAPGALIIAPTRELALQVERELQWLYHYAEARIVACVGGMDARLERRKLSEGAHIVVGTPGRLRDHIERGGLVPQKLKAVVLDEADEMLDLGFREDLEFILDATPPERRTLLFSATMPKGIAALARRYQRDARRIDVAGGERGHADIDYRAIRVAPNEIEHATVNLLRYFDAQTAIVFCNTRESVRHLHATLVERGFAAVLLSGELSQHERNHSMQALRDGRAGVCVATDVAARGIDLPNLGLVIHADLPHDAEALQHRSGRTGRAGRKGVSALLVPAMRARRTERLLAEAGVEALWSGPPLAEEIRKLDQQRMLQDPLLLEPPSEDDLALGRIVLAERQPEEIAAALVRLYRSRLPAIEDVADPGETREFRPRRESARSERAVREPGKAPRAMSLSGAAVWFRLDIGRSKNADPKWLLPMLCRKANITRDDIGTIRIFDQDTRVQIAESAADDFAANMRRPGGDNIRVERLAGEGAFGTKGPRARDRNDRPPRQEAGPSKSFPPRERRAKDQGPRQGKGAGKGKGSGKGKRARPA; the protein is encoded by the coding sequence GTGACCTTTTTCAACGCCGGCGCCCCGCTGGCCCGCGCGCTCTCCGAGCGCGACTATACGACGCCGACAGCCGTGCAGTCGGCCGTCCTTGCCCACCAATCCGACAGCGACATTCTCGTTTCGGCGCAGACCGGCTCCGGCAAGACCGTGGCCTATGGCCTCGCCATCGCGCCGACGATTCTGGGAGACCGGGAGAAACTGGGCGCGCCCGGCGCCCCCGGCGCGCTGATCATCGCGCCGACGCGCGAACTCGCCTTGCAGGTCGAGCGCGAACTGCAATGGCTCTATCATTACGCGGAAGCGCGCATCGTCGCCTGCGTCGGCGGCATGGATGCGCGCCTCGAGCGGCGCAAACTGTCGGAGGGCGCGCATATCGTCGTCGGCACGCCGGGGCGCCTGCGGGACCATATTGAGCGCGGCGGGCTCGTCCCGCAAAAACTCAAGGCCGTCGTGCTCGACGAGGCCGACGAGATGCTCGATCTCGGTTTTCGCGAAGACCTCGAATTCATTCTCGACGCGACGCCGCCCGAGCGCCGCACTTTGCTCTTTTCGGCCACCATGCCGAAAGGCATCGCGGCGCTCGCCAGGCGCTATCAGCGCGATGCGCGGCGCATCGACGTCGCCGGCGGCGAGCGCGGCCACGCCGATATCGACTATCGCGCCATTCGCGTGGCGCCGAACGAAATCGAGCACGCGACCGTCAATCTGCTTCGCTATTTCGACGCGCAGACGGCGATCGTCTTCTGCAATACGCGCGAATCCGTGCGCCACCTCCACGCCACGCTGGTCGAGCGCGGCTTCGCAGCCGTCCTGCTCTCGGGCGAACTCAGCCAGCATGAGCGCAATCATTCGATGCAGGCCCTGCGCGACGGGCGCGCCGGCGTCTGCGTCGCGACCGACGTCGCCGCGCGCGGCATCGATCTGCCCAATCTCGGTCTCGTGATCCATGCCGATCTCCCGCATGACGCCGAGGCGCTGCAGCATCGCAGCGGCCGCACCGGACGCGCCGGACGCAAGGGCGTCAGCGCCCTGCTCGTGCCGGCCATGCGGGCGCGCCGCACCGAGCGCCTGCTCGCCGAAGCCGGCGTCGAGGCGCTATGGAGCGGCCCGCCGCTCGCGGAAGAAATCCGGAAGCTCGATCAGCAGCGCATGCTGCAAGACCCGCTGCTGCTGGAGCCGCCGTCGGAAGACGACCTCGCCCTCGGCAGGATCGTGCTCGCCGAACGTCAGCCGGAGGAGATCGCCGCCGCGCTGGTGCGGCTCTACCGGTCGCGCCTGCCGGCGATCGAGGATGTCGCCGATCCCGGCGAGACGCGGGAATTTCGTCCGCGCAGGGAAAGCGCGCGGTCCGAACGCGCGGTCCGCGAGCCCGGAAAGGCGCCGCGCGCCATGAGCCTTTCGGGCGCGGCGGTATGGTTTCGCCTCGATATCGGCCGCTCGAAAAACGCCGATCCGAAATGGCTTCTGCCCATGCTGTGCCGCAAGGCCAATATCACGCGCGACGATATCGGGACGATCCGCATTTTCGATCAGGACACGCGCGTGCAGATCGCCGAAAGCGCCGCCGATGATTTCGCCGCGAATATGCGCCGTCCCGGCGGCGACAATATAAGGGTCGAACGGCTGGCGGGCGAAGGCGCCTTCGGGACGAAAGGGCCGCGCGCCAGGGACCGCAACGATCGCCCGCCAAGACAGGAGGCGGGACCTTCGAAATCGTTCCCGCCGCGCGAGCGCCGGGCCAAAGATCAAGGCCCGCGTCAGGGTAAAGGAGCGGGCAAAGGAAAAGGATCGGGAAAAGGCAAGCGCGCCCGGCCGGCTTGA
- a CDS encoding NADPH-dependent oxidoreductase has product MNKPVSPEIFDARGAAAMFERYRREDSPKPAIWNDTLDLILAHRSHRNYLDQPLPQGALETIVAAAQSASTSSNLQVWSVVAVEDEDRKNRLADLAGGQKHIRDCKLLLVWLCDLARLELLGKEKGRDAAALPYLEIFMTGVVDAALAAQNAVTALESLGLGCCYIGAMRNKPEEVAKELNLPPNVFAVFGMTIGAPDPAANAGVKPRLGQRAVLHREQYHWDDAQREAIETLDVTFKDFQKEQGLPEQGWIRQVLSRVRGTDAMSGRDRLREALKALGFELR; this is encoded by the coding sequence ATGAACAAGCCCGTGAGCCCCGAGATTTTTGACGCGCGCGGCGCCGCCGCCATGTTCGAGCGCTACCGCCGCGAGGATTCGCCCAAGCCCGCGATCTGGAACGACACGCTCGATCTCATCCTCGCGCATCGCTCGCATCGCAATTATCTCGATCAACCCTTGCCGCAAGGCGCGCTGGAGACGATCGTCGCCGCCGCGCAATCGGCCTCGACCTCCTCCAATCTCCAGGTCTGGAGCGTCGTCGCGGTCGAGGATGAGGACCGCAAGAACCGCCTCGCCGATCTCGCCGGCGGCCAGAAGCATATTCGCGATTGTAAGCTGCTCCTCGTCTGGCTGTGCGATCTCGCCCGCCTCGAATTGCTCGGCAAGGAAAAGGGCCGCGACGCGGCCGCGCTTCCCTATCTTGAAATCTTCATGACTGGCGTGGTCGACGCCGCGCTTGCGGCGCAGAACGCGGTCACCGCGCTGGAATCGCTCGGGCTCGGCTGCTGCTATATCGGCGCCATGCGCAACAAGCCGGAGGAAGTGGCGAAGGAGCTGAACCTGCCGCCCAACGTCTTCGCCGTTTTCGGCATGACCATCGGCGCGCCCGATCCCGCCGCCAATGCCGGCGTCAAGCCGCGCCTCGGCCAGCGCGCCGTGCTGCATCGCGAGCAATATCATTGGGACGACGCGCAGCGCGAAGCGATTGAAACGCTCGACGTGACGTTCAAGGACTTCCAGAAGGAGCAGGGCCTGCCCGAGCAGGGCTGGATCCGCCAGGTGCTGTCTCGCGTGCGCGGGACCGACGCCATGAGCGGACGCGACCGCTTGCGCGAGGCGCTGAAGGCGCTGGGCTTCGAGCTGCGTTGA
- a CDS encoding type II toxin-antitoxin system HicB family antitoxin, with amino-acid sequence MKRYIAIVHKDENSAYGMTFPDAPGCFSAADEIDDLFAMASEALELWDAGGRAADSGAAGFRDCSGRS; translated from the coding sequence ATGAAGCGCTATATCGCCATCGTTCATAAGGACGAGAACAGCGCCTATGGCATGACCTTCCCCGACGCGCCGGGATGTTTTTCGGCGGCGGACGAGATCGACGATTTGTTTGCCATGGCGAGCGAGGCGCTGGAGCTTTGGGACGCGGGAGGAAGGGCTGCCGATTCTGGAGCCGCGGGATTTCGAGATTGTTCGGGCCGATCCTGA
- a CDS encoding glycerate kinase type-2 family protein, whose amino-acid sequence MPADPRQLLRAMFDAAVGAAHPSVCLPQHLEKIAPPKGRTIVIGAGKAAASMAAAVEASWKGGLLEGLVVTRYEHGAQTSQIEVIEASHPVPDAAGREAAKRILEKVQGLSEDDLVLALISGGGSALMALPAEGVTLEEKQAVNKALLKSGANISEMNCVRKHLSAIKGGRLARAAAPARVVALMISDVPNDDLSVIASGPTVPDRTTRHDALAVIAKYGISAPEAVIRHLSSDACETPKPGDRIFERVENILIATPQGSLDAAAAVAREAGFTPCILGDLEGESRDVALVHAGIAKQIALHGQPFEPPVAIISGGETTVTVRGDGKGGRDAEFLLGFTLALEGFGDISAIACDTDGIDGVETNAGAVMTADSFARAQAKGVDLKALFANNDAFTAFEALGDLVVTGPTRTNVNDFRAILVPRRARADEPRATAPVDKNDGLGGQVLRWLGLGK is encoded by the coding sequence ATGCCCGCCGATCCCCGCCAGCTTCTCCGCGCCATGTTCGACGCCGCCGTGGGCGCCGCGCATCCTTCCGTCTGCCTGCCGCAGCATCTCGAGAAGATCGCGCCGCCCAAGGGCCGCACGATCGTCATCGGCGCCGGCAAGGCGGCCGCCTCCATGGCGGCGGCGGTCGAGGCGAGCTGGAAGGGCGGCCTCCTCGAAGGTCTCGTCGTCACCCGTTACGAGCATGGCGCGCAGACGTCGCAGATCGAGGTGATCGAGGCCTCGCATCCTGTTCCCGACGCCGCCGGCCGCGAGGCGGCGAAGCGCATTCTCGAAAAAGTGCAGGGCCTCAGCGAGGACGATCTCGTCCTCGCGCTCATCTCCGGCGGCGGCTCGGCGCTGATGGCGCTCCCGGCCGAGGGCGTGACGCTCGAAGAGAAGCAGGCCGTCAACAAGGCGCTTCTGAAAAGCGGCGCGAATATTTCCGAGATGAATTGCGTGCGCAAGCATCTCTCGGCGATCAAGGGCGGCCGTCTCGCCCGCGCCGCCGCGCCGGCGCGCGTCGTCGCTCTGATGATTTCCGACGTGCCGAATGACGACCTCTCCGTCATCGCCTCCGGCCCGACCGTGCCCGACCGGACCACGCGCCACGACGCGCTCGCGGTCATCGCCAAATATGGCATCAGCGCGCCCGAAGCGGTGATCCGGCATTTGTCCAGCGACGCCTGCGAAACGCCCAAGCCCGGCGACAGGATTTTCGAGCGCGTCGAGAATATTCTCATCGCGACGCCGCAGGGTTCGCTCGACGCCGCCGCCGCGGTGGCGCGCGAAGCGGGCTTCACGCCCTGCATTCTCGGCGATCTCGAAGGCGAGTCGCGCGACGTGGCGCTCGTCCACGCGGGCATAGCGAAGCAGATCGCCCTTCACGGCCAGCCCTTCGAGCCGCCGGTCGCCATCATCTCCGGCGGCGAGACGACCGTCACCGTGCGCGGCGACGGCAAGGGCGGCCGCGACGCGGAGTTTCTGCTCGGCTTCACGCTGGCGCTCGAAGGCTTCGGCGACATTTCGGCCATCGCCTGCGACACCGACGGCATTGACGGCGTCGAGACCAATGCCGGCGCCGTCATGACCGCCGACAGCTTCGCCCGCGCGCAGGCGAAGGGCGTCGATCTCAAGGCGCTCTTCGCCAATAACGACGCCTTCACCGCCTTCGAGGCGCTGGGCGATCTTGTCGTGACCGGTCCGACGCGGACCAACGTCAACGACTTCCGCGCCATCCTCGTGCCGCGCCGCGCCAGGGCCGACGAGCCGCGCGCCACGGCGCCTGTGGATAAGAACGACGGGCTTGGCGGCCAAGTGCTGCGCTGGCTCGGTCTGGGCAAGTGA
- a CDS encoding ABC-F family ATP-binding cassette domain-containing protein — translation MAPPPLLALQGVMLTLGGKPLLEGADLSVAPGARIALVGRNGSGKSTLLKIAAGELESDAGERFFQPGASLRYLPQEPDFAGFATAAAYVEAGLGPLDDPYIARTLLVELGLAGDEDPSKLSGGEARRAALARVLAPEPDILLLDEPTNHLDLPTILWLEEKLASLRSAMVVISHDRRFLQDLTRETVWIDRGRARHLSRGFTEFEAWRDRELEEEEKQAHKLERKIANEEHWLRHGVSGRRKRNMKRLAGLHSLRAERRNRVMPTGEVRLEASEATLSGKLVIEAVKIGKSYGARVIVENFTTRVLRGDRLGIVGANGAGKTTLIKLLTGELPPDSGRVKLGAGLDMATLDQSRASLRPETTLQDALTGGGSDTVEINGERRHVVGYMKDFLFKPEQARTPIGKLSGGERGRLMLARALAKPSNLLVLDEPTNDLDLETLDLLEEMLADYPGTLIVVSHDRDFLDRIATSVLMSEGEGRWVEYAGGYSDMVAQRGRGVDARGAVASQAPKEKAAKEKPAERAPAKAKLTFKEQHALATLPAKMDELKTKRAKLQALLDDPELYAKDAGKFAKASEMFAAVECELAAAEEEWLELEIKREEIEG, via the coding sequence ATGGCTCCCCCTCCCCTACTCGCCCTGCAGGGCGTCATGCTCACGCTCGGCGGCAAGCCGCTTCTGGAGGGGGCGGATCTCTCCGTTGCGCCCGGCGCGCGCATCGCGCTTGTCGGCCGCAACGGCTCCGGCAAGTCGACCTTGTTGAAGATCGCGGCGGGCGAACTGGAATCGGATGCGGGCGAGCGCTTCTTTCAGCCGGGCGCGAGCCTGCGCTATCTACCGCAGGAGCCGGACTTCGCGGGCTTCGCGACCGCCGCCGCCTATGTCGAAGCCGGTCTCGGCCCGCTCGACGATCCCTATATCGCCCGCACGCTGCTCGTCGAACTCGGCCTCGCCGGCGACGAAGATCCGTCCAAGCTCTCAGGGGGCGAGGCGCGCCGCGCGGCGCTGGCGCGCGTTCTGGCGCCGGAGCCGGATATTCTTCTGCTCGACGAGCCGACGAACCATCTCGATCTTCCCACGATCCTCTGGCTCGAAGAGAAGCTCGCGAGCCTGCGCTCGGCGATGGTCGTCATCAGCCACGACCGGCGCTTCCTGCAGGACCTCACGCGCGAGACGGTGTGGATCGATCGCGGCCGCGCCAGGCATCTCTCGCGCGGCTTCACGGAATTCGAGGCCTGGCGCGACCGCGAACTCGAAGAGGAAGAGAAGCAGGCGCACAAGCTCGAACGCAAGATCGCCAATGAGGAGCATTGGCTGCGCCACGGCGTCTCGGGCCGCCGCAAGCGCAATATGAAGCGCCTCGCCGGCCTCCATTCGCTGCGCGCGGAGCGCAGGAACCGCGTGATGCCGACGGGCGAGGTGAGACTGGAGGCGAGCGAAGCGACGCTCTCCGGCAAGCTCGTGATCGAAGCGGTCAAGATCGGCAAGAGCTATGGCGCACGCGTCATCGTCGAGAATTTCACGACGCGCGTGCTGCGCGGCGACAGGCTCGGCATTGTCGGCGCGAATGGCGCGGGCAAGACGACGCTGATCAAGCTTCTGACCGGAGAGCTGCCGCCGGACAGCGGCAGAGTGAAGCTCGGCGCAGGGCTGGACATGGCGACGCTGGATCAGAGCCGCGCGAGCCTCAGACCTGAGACGACGCTTCAGGACGCCTTGACCGGCGGGGGTTCCGACACGGTCGAGATCAATGGCGAGCGGCGCCATGTCGTCGGCTATATGAAGGATTTTCTCTTCAAGCCCGAACAGGCGCGAACGCCCATCGGCAAGCTTTCGGGCGGCGAGCGCGGCCGCCTGATGCTTGCGCGCGCACTGGCGAAGCCGTCGAACCTTCTCGTGCTCGACGAGCCCACGAACGACCTCGATCTCGAAACGCTCGATCTGCTCGAGGAAATGCTCGCCGATTATCCCGGCACGCTGATCGTCGTCAGCCATGACCGCGACTTTCTCGACCGCATCGCGACGAGCGTGCTGATGAGCGAGGGCGAGGGCCGCTGGGTGGAATATGCCGGCGGCTATAGCGACATGGTCGCGCAACGCGGCCGCGGCGTCGATGCGCGCGGCGCCGTGGCGTCACAGGCGCCGAAAGAAAAGGCCGCGAAGGAAAAACCCGCCGAGCGCGCGCCCGCAAAAGCGAAGCTGACCTTTAAGGAGCAGCACGCCTTGGCGACGCTGCCCGCGAAAATGGACGAGCTGAAAACGAAGCGCGCGAAATTGCAGGCGCTGCTGGACGATCCCGAGCTTTACGCCAAGGACGCAGGGAAATTCGCGAAAGCGAGCGAGATGTTCGCAGCCGTTGAATGCGAGTTGGCGGCGGCGGAGGAGGAATGGCTGGAACTGGAGATCAAGCGGGAGGAGATTGAGGGGTGA
- a CDS encoding class I SAM-dependent methyltransferase, protein MSPTREEIEAGQAVYTQKLLAVYDLLVLGLSNRFIWRCPTPRLLAHYDRHVSGNHLDVGVGTGYFLDRCRFPAERPRVALMDMNPNALDHAARRIARYAPETYRRNVLAEIGVDGAPFDSVGVNYLLHCLPGDMTSTARAFDYLRPLMKPGAVVFGSTLLPGGVARGWAARRLMAFYNAKGVFSNETDDLETLTRELTARFHDVSIEVVGCGALFSGRL, encoded by the coding sequence ATGTCGCCGACGCGCGAGGAAATCGAGGCCGGGCAGGCCGTCTATACGCAAAAACTACTGGCGGTCTACGATCTCCTGGTGCTCGGGCTCTCCAACCGCTTCATCTGGCGCTGCCCGACGCCGCGCCTCCTCGCGCATTACGACCGGCATGTGAGCGGCAATCATCTCGATGTCGGCGTCGGAACGGGCTATTTTCTCGACCGCTGCCGCTTTCCGGCGGAACGGCCGCGCGTCGCGCTGATGGATATGAACCCCAATGCGCTCGACCACGCCGCACGGCGGATCGCGCGCTACGCCCCGGAAACCTATCGGCGAAACGTGCTGGCGGAGATCGGCGTCGACGGCGCGCCTTTCGACTCCGTCGGCGTCAATTATCTGCTGCACTGCCTGCCGGGCGACATGACGTCGACGGCGCGCGCCTTCGATTATCTGCGCCCTTTGATGAAACCCGGAGCGGTCGTCTTCGGCTCGACCCTGTTGCCGGGCGGCGTCGCGCGCGGCTGGGCGGCGCGAAGGCTCATGGCCTTCTACAATGCGAAAGGCGTCTTCTCGAATGAGACGGACGATCTCGAAACGCTGACGCGCGAGCTGACGGCGCGCTTTCACGACGTCTCGATCGAGGTCGTCGGCTGCGGCGCGCTGTTTTCGGGCCGTTTGTGA
- a CDS encoding MFS transporter, protein MASPDCFVAALLAMTAVAPRRHALQQKALPQVTITLDKPIEDIDGDAVVNKIAWRLIPLLVAGFFVAYLDRVNVGFAALAMNRELGFTPEFYGWAAGVFFIGYCLFEAPSNYVMHRIGARLWMARIMASWGVVAAITACVWSEESFVVLRFLLGAAEAGFAPGVILYLTYWIPAAQRARILAGFLIAVPLGSAIGSPISGVILSTMDGVAGVAGWRWLYFLEALPSIMLGVVCFYYLPDRPTEAKWLEPAERDWIETTLAREAPPQDGDHWRALTDPRILILGVAYFGVVMALYGLSFWLPQIIKGFGASILATGFLAAIPYGCGALAMWLWSRSSDRNNETVYHTAVVTILGSVGLACAAYAPSHWLAMAALTLAAMGSVAALPTFWSFCTLALGPTEAVVGVAVINSIGNLSGLAGPWLVGLIKGATGEFSDALLALAAGPLLTAILILRLRRGVPRR, encoded by the coding sequence ATGGCTTCGCCAGATTGCTTCGTCGCTGCGCTCCTCGCAATGACGGCGGTTGCGCCAAGACGACATGCGCTCCAGCAAAAGGCGCTTCCGCAAGTGACGATAACGCTCGACAAGCCCATTGAGGATATCGACGGCGACGCGGTCGTCAACAAAATCGCCTGGCGGCTCATTCCGCTTCTCGTCGCGGGTTTTTTCGTCGCTTATCTCGACCGCGTGAATGTCGGCTTCGCCGCGCTCGCCATGAACAGGGAGCTCGGCTTCACGCCGGAATTCTACGGCTGGGCGGCGGGCGTGTTCTTCATCGGCTATTGCCTCTTCGAGGCGCCGAGCAATTACGTCATGCACCGGATCGGCGCGCGGCTCTGGATGGCGCGCATCATGGCGAGCTGGGGCGTCGTCGCCGCGATCACCGCCTGCGTCTGGAGCGAGGAGAGCTTCGTCGTTCTGCGCTTTCTCCTTGGCGCGGCGGAGGCGGGCTTTGCGCCGGGCGTCATCCTCTATCTCACTTACTGGATTCCGGCCGCGCAGCGCGCGCGCATTCTCGCCGGCTTCCTCATTGCGGTTCCGCTCGGCAGCGCCATCGGCTCCCCCATCTCCGGCGTCATTCTTTCCACCATGGACGGCGTCGCGGGCGTCGCCGGCTGGCGCTGGCTTTATTTTCTCGAAGCGCTCCCTTCGATCATGCTCGGCGTCGTCTGCTTCTATTATCTCCCCGATCGCCCCACTGAGGCTAAATGGCTCGAGCCCGCCGAACGCGACTGGATCGAAACGACGCTGGCGCGCGAAGCGCCGCCGCAGGATGGCGATCACTGGCGCGCGCTGACGGACCCGCGCATCCTCATTCTCGGCGTCGCCTATTTCGGCGTGGTGATGGCGCTCTACGGGCTGTCCTTCTGGCTGCCGCAGATCATCAAGGGCTTCGGCGCCTCGATTCTGGCGACGGGCTTTCTCGCGGCGATTCCCTATGGCTGCGGCGCGCTCGCCATGTGGCTGTGGAGCAGGAGCTCCGACCGCAATAATGAGACGGTTTATCACACGGCCGTCGTCACGATTCTCGGCAGCGTCGGCCTCGCATGCGCCGCCTATGCGCCGTCGCATTGGCTGGCGATGGCCGCGCTGACCCTCGCCGCCATGGGCTCCGTCGCCGCGCTGCCGACCTTCTGGAGCTTCTGCACGCTGGCGCTTGGTCCCACGGAGGCGGTGGTCGGCGTCGCCGTCATCAACTCCATCGGCAATCTCTCGGGGCTCGCAGGACCCTGGCTCGTTGGCTTGATCAAAGGCGCGACGGGGGAATTTTCGGACGCGCTGCTCGCTCTGGCGGCGGGACCGTTATTGACGGCGATTTTGATTTTGCGTTTGAGGCGGGGCGTACCCCGCCGCTGA